ATTTTGCTTATGGCTTCCTCCTGCGCGTCCTTGACGGTCCCGTACAGTTTCATCAATTCTGGCGAAGGCTGTCCGCGAACTACGGTGCGAGACATGTCGGCAAAGTACCGGGAATCGGCTGAACGCGGAAACACGTCGAAGATAATGCTGCGATGCGCCGGCAACGGGCCGCTGCCTTCGTCGTGGGGATCGCAAGCCTGCTCCCCGCCTGCCACGATGGTATGTTGCGCGACGCAATCACATTCCATCAGAGCAACGTTGATCAGTTTCTTCACGCGCTCCGAGGTCAGGACCTCTCCGTCGAGCCACAGCACATTCTCGCGAATCTCAGCGCGGCGAAGGCTCTGGTGCGCGGCGGCGACGGCGGTTTCCGTCGCGCGCTGGGCGGCCTCGATGTGTCGAATCTCTTCGTCCGACTTCACGACCCGGCGTTCATAAAACGGCTCGCGTTTCGTGCGCAGCCGGTATCCCAGCTCCTGCAGTCGTTGCGCATGGAGAAACGGAAATGTCGGCGGCACCAGAACGTCGTGCACGCCGGCGTCCTGCAGGACGAGATGAATGACGTCGATGGTTCCGGGATCTTTCTCGCCCAGGGATTTCGCCCGCCGTTCCAATTCGGAATAGGACACCACGCGATCGACCGTGGCCTGGTGACGCGCGCGATCCACCTCCAGGTCGCTCATGATCATTAACCGCTCACCCTTGACCTCAAGGTAGATAAAGGGATCGGGCGCGATGAATTTGGTCGCGTAGTAGAGATTGGAATCGGTTTCACTGGCGGCGATGAAGAGCGTCGCGCCGGGCCCGGGAGTCGTATGGCGGTCGATGGACTGGCTCATGAGGTTGAGGCGATCAGATGATCGCGGATGCTATCACGCGCTCCGGAGGCGGTCAAGGCGCGGCCGGCGCCGGCGCAGTCGGAACCTCCACGGGCGGCGGCGCGGACGGCGGCGTCTGAATCTCCAATGACGGATCGAACAGCGGCTCCTTTTCCTCGTGCGGCGTGAGAATGTCAATCGGCAGCATGACGGTATTCTTCAACAGATCGAAGGCAAGTTGCGCCACGCCGGTCAGGCCGGTGGTAAACGATTTCATTGGCAGGTAGGTCACCTGCGGATCGTCGATCGACCCCTTCACCTGAAACAGGGCCGTGGCCAGCCCCTTGCGATCCCCCGCGACCAACCGCCCGAAGAGTGGAATGGATTTCAAGAACTGCGAATAGGACCCGAACGGGCTCACGGCCCAGATCATGTCCAGTTGATCGGTGGGCATGTCGTAGGTGCCGACGGCCGAAATCTTCAGCACCGCGCTGTCCAGAATGATGTTCTGTGTTTTGACCAGCCCGTTTTGCACCGTGAGGGTGGCGCTCGCACGGTTGTACTGTAGGCCATCCTTTTCCAGGTCGACTTTGCCTTGCAACACGGCCGGCAGGTTCAGGATGGAGAGGATTTTCCAGATGGCGCGCTTCTCTGCTTTGAGAATGCGTCCGTCCTGCAGCACCAGTTCCACCTTGCCGTTGAGCGTCGGCAGCAGGCCATGAGGATTTCGTCCATGACCGCGCAGCGCGCCGGTGAGTTTCATGTCGCCGGTCACGGGCTGCTCGCGCGCGCCCAGCAACTGCAGCACGGTCTCGGCGGGGATGCCCGTCATACGGACCGACGTTTCTGTTTCGGCCGGTTCTCCTTTGGGAAGCCGCACGACCATCCGTCCCGCCGCATGCCCGGTTCCCGATTGCGCGACGACCCGGTCGAGATCCAGCATGCCGTCCTGTATGGTGAGCCGCCCCGAGAGCCCGCCGAACCGCAATTGTTTGTAGAGGCCCTTTTCAATGGTGGCCGTGGCGCTGACCTGACTGGTCGAAGCCAGGGTTTCGAGAAATTCACGGATCGGCGAGCGGTGTCCTTTCGGGATCAGCAGATCCAGGTCCATTTGCGCCGACTCGATTTTGACTGCGATCACCGGCTTGGTGGTCCAATTCTTCAGGGCGCCCGACAGGCTGACGTCGCTGTCTTTAATGCGGAACGACAGCTGCTTGATGTCGGCGATGTTTTTAGAAAACTTCAAGCGAAGATAGATGTCTTCCACCGCGCCATCCACGCCTTTGAGCGTCATCAGGCCGTTGGTCAGCGCCAGCCAGCCGCCGGTGCGCCAATTTTTCCACTCGGCATCCGAGCCCTTCACGTCCATGGAGACTTCGAGATTGCCGGCTTCAAACCCGCTGCGGTACACCCAGTCCGGAAGGCTGGAGACCGACACGGTGCCAGTGGCCAGCGACGCGTCGATGGTGAACTGGTCGCCGAGGGTGATGCGGCCCTTCAACGGCAGGCGCAAGGGCGGCACGACGAGTTCGAGGCGCGAAATGACGAGGCCGATGCCTTTGGTCACGTCGGCGTCCAGTTCCAAGGAGGCCGGTGATCCCAGCGGTTTTTCGCCCAGCGTCGGGAGCACGAGTTTGGCTTCGTTCAGGCCGATCTCTCCGCGCAAGTGCGGCGCCCCGGACGGCCCCGAGAGCTGCACCCGGGCGTTGACCATGCCGTAGAGCAGATCGTCCGGAAAGGTGCCCGCCGAGATCATCTGCCGCAGTTGCGAGGCGCTGCCCTTCGCGCGGATGACGAAATCTTGAAAGACGCTGGGCGTGCCTCCGCTGATCATGCCGTTGAATTGCAGCTGCGCCTCCCCCAGATTGGCCGTGACCTGGTCGAACTGCGCGCCGCCGGTTTGCGAGAAGACGATACGGCCGTGCATGGCGGTGAGGCGTTGCGGCAGCGAAGGATTCATGAGACTGACCTGTTCGGCCAGCACCTCCCCGCCCGCAAAGGTAATGCCCTCGGGCTTGTCCAGCGGACCGACGAGGCGAAAGGTCGGATGGGTTTGTCCTTCGATGTCGCGCGACTGCGCGAGCAACGACGTCAGTTTGTCCGCGCGAATGGTCTTGGTCAAAAACTTGACCAGGTCGGCGGCGGTCATGTCGCCGCTCACATCCAATTCCATCCAGGGGCCCTCGTCCAGGAACGAGACGAGGGCTTTGCCGTCGGTGATCTGCAATGTGCCGTAGGCGCCCGTCACCTTGCCGACCCGGATTCGTCCCGGCTCCACCGAAACGGTGGCAGCCAGGTTCTGCGTCGGCACACGATCGTTGCCGATCAGGGCCATGCCCTTGTCGATCCGGAAATCACCCGTCAACGACAACTGCGGGCTGGGCGCCGTGGCGCCGGTCAAGGTGGCGGAGAGAATTTCAACGGTGCCTCCCAACTGGCGTTGCTCGACGATGGCCGGCAGTTGAGGGTGAATCCACTGCGCGGGAATCCTTGTAAAGAGCGACCGAAGATCGATCGAGGGTGCGGCGAAGGTGATGGAAAAGGTGGGTTGCGACGTCAACAGCCCGGCCAGGTTGGCCTTGCCTGTCACCGCCAGTTCATCCACGTTCGCCGCAATCTCGGTCAGGACGACATCGTAACCGGCGACACCCGGCGCCACGCGAATGCGACTGTGCAGACTGGCGCCTCCTTGCAGTTGCGGAGGAACCGGCCGGGGCCCGAAGAAGTCGGCGGC
The window above is part of the Nitrospira sp. CR1.1 genome. Proteins encoded here:
- a CDS encoding AsmA family protein — encoded protein: MRVRPRTVVLSLLGLVVAGVLLLFYSRELFGVDILKNFFLQQLETSLRRKIEVDRIKLVVLPSLRLELTNVDIYGHDDPTHVVFSAKEIDIVLRLLPLLKKQVVAKRIFLNEPTVTLVRNRSGHWNVLAGLPSAAKDESAYQMFSRLLLIREATIQKGHITVTDEARPDGVRTTQLETVEMALKVYPGKGQGDLHISAALPTNGAPSSFSLTGTISLSESSSTLAAEEPYSVRPAFQFDGEIDTTNLRLREAADFFGPRPVPPQLQGGASLHSRIRVAPGVAGYDVVLTEIAANVDELAVTGKANLAGLLTSQPTFSITFAAPSIDLRSLFTRIPAQWIHPQLPAIVEQRQLGGTVEILSATLTGATAPSPQLSLTGDFRIDKGMALIGNDRVPTQNLAATVSVEPGRIRVGKVTGAYGTLQITDGKALVSFLDEGPWMELDVSGDMTAADLVKFLTKTIRADKLTSLLAQSRDIEGQTHPTFRLVGPLDKPEGITFAGGEVLAEQVSLMNPSLPQRLTAMHGRIVFSQTGGAQFDQVTANLGEAQLQFNGMISGGTPSVFQDFVIRAKGSASQLRQMISAGTFPDDLLYGMVNARVQLSGPSGAPHLRGEIGLNEAKLVLPTLGEKPLGSPASLELDADVTKGIGLVISRLELVVPPLRLPLKGRITLGDQFTIDASLATGTVSVSSLPDWVYRSGFEAGNLEVSMDVKGSDAEWKNWRTGGWLALTNGLMTLKGVDGAVEDIYLRLKFSKNIADIKQLSFRIKDSDVSLSGALKNWTTKPVIAVKIESAQMDLDLLIPKGHRSPIREFLETLASTSQVSATATIEKGLYKQLRFGGLSGRLTIQDGMLDLDRVVAQSGTGHAAGRMVVRLPKGEPAETETSVRMTGIPAETVLQLLGAREQPVTGDMKLTGALRGHGRNPHGLLPTLNGKVELVLQDGRILKAEKRAIWKILSILNLPAVLQGKVDLEKDGLQYNRASATLTVQNGLVKTQNIILDSAVLKISAVGTYDMPTDQLDMIWAVSPFGSYSQFLKSIPLFGRLVAGDRKGLATALFQVKGSIDDPQVTYLPMKSFTTGLTGVAQLAFDLLKNTVMLPIDILTPHEEKEPLFDPSLEIQTPPSAPPPVEVPTAPAPAAP
- a CDS encoding M24 family metallopeptidase, which produces MSQSIDRHTTPGPGATLFIAASETDSNLYYATKFIAPDPFIYLEVKGERLMIMSDLEVDRARHQATVDRVVSYSELERRAKSLGEKDPGTIDVIHLVLQDAGVHDVLVPPTFPFLHAQRLQELGYRLRTKREPFYERRVVKSDEEIRHIEAAQRATETAVAAAHQSLRRAEIRENVLWLDGEVLTSERVKKLINVALMECDCVAQHTIVAGGEQACDPHDEGSGPLPAHRSIIFDVFPRSADSRYFADMSRTVVRGQPSPELMKLYGTVKDAQEEAISKIRDGADGAVIHQGICDRFEKAGYKTGLVNGRMQGYFHGTGHGVGLDIHEAPRISRTGSLLQEGHVVTVEPGLYYPGLGAVRIEDMVLVTRDGCRNLTNYPKVFELD